From Synoicihabitans lomoniglobus, the proteins below share one genomic window:
- a CDS encoding class I SAM-dependent methyltransferase, with the protein MFRLKHRLLVATKSFWETLLQWESAMAATWASRAHRRLMNLQWRVAPQPEHFDHHLDLHYQWLATRSSFWVERGVFGGLALRGGDVLELACGDGFNARNFYSLRSRRVIACDFDPAAIATARRKNHAPNVEFRLADIRDSMPDGTFDNIVWDAAIEHFTPAETAAILRNIKARLTEGGVLSGYTIVERADGEKSLSHHEYEFRDKTDLLEFLTPHFLHVRVFETKFPERHNLYFWASDHTIPFDPDWSAAISVTNTVAT; encoded by the coding sequence ATGTTCCGCTTGAAGCACCGTCTCCTCGTCGCCACCAAGTCATTTTGGGAGACTCTGCTGCAATGGGAATCCGCCATGGCGGCCACTTGGGCATCGCGCGCCCACCGTCGCCTGATGAATTTGCAATGGCGCGTCGCGCCGCAACCCGAGCACTTCGACCATCACCTGGACCTGCACTACCAATGGCTGGCCACGCGCAGCTCCTTCTGGGTCGAGCGCGGGGTGTTCGGCGGACTCGCGCTGCGGGGTGGCGACGTGCTGGAACTCGCCTGCGGTGATGGCTTCAACGCCCGTAATTTCTACAGCCTGCGTTCGCGTCGCGTGATCGCCTGCGATTTCGATCCGGCTGCCATCGCCACGGCGCGGCGTAAAAACCACGCTCCCAACGTTGAGTTTCGCCTCGCTGACATCCGCGACTCCATGCCAGATGGGACGTTCGACAACATCGTGTGGGATGCCGCTATCGAGCATTTCACTCCGGCGGAAACCGCCGCGATTTTGCGTAACATTAAAGCACGGCTGACCGAAGGTGGCGTTCTGAGTGGCTACACCATCGTCGAGCGGGCGGACGGCGAGAAATCGCTTTCGCACCACGAATACGAATTCCGGGACAAAACGGACCTCCTGGAGTTTCTGACTCCCCACTTCCTTCATGTGCGCGTCTTCGAGACGAAATTCCCGGAGCGCCACAACCTCTACTTTTGGGCTTCAGACCACACGATCCCGTTCGACCCCGACTGGTCAGCGGCGATCTCTGTCACCAACACTGTCGCCACATAG
- a CDS encoding glycosyltransferase family 2 protein, whose protein sequence is MPNPVPILSVIIVAYKSRTEIEACLASIPRRIDDRAVEVAVVDNYPADGTSTFVRENFAHVRVIDPPGNVGFGKANNLGFAATTGECVLFLNPDTVCNETALTALVNRAQTEDNLGVISPRLVQADGSMDLACRRSLPTAWDGFCRASGLAARWSRTKWFAGYNLTHLPEDETYDVGAINGAFMLGRRAVFNQVAAPTRHAVFDEAFFMYGDDLDLCARIGRAGYRVVYDGRYDTVHLKGQSVARDYDAMSTAIFDANRDVYLKHFAPHVFARWKWQLMFGLWKRVALWRARRRGHQRVRPV, encoded by the coding sequence ATGCCAAACCCTGTTCCCATTCTCTCCGTCATCATCGTCGCCTACAAATCTCGCACCGAAATCGAGGCGTGTTTGGCGTCGATCCCGAGGCGAATTGATGATCGGGCGGTGGAAGTGGCGGTGGTGGACAACTATCCAGCTGATGGCACCAGCACGTTCGTGCGGGAGAATTTTGCGCACGTTCGAGTGATTGATCCTCCGGGCAATGTCGGTTTCGGCAAGGCCAACAACCTGGGCTTCGCCGCAACCACGGGTGAGTGCGTGCTGTTTTTGAATCCCGATACCGTGTGCAACGAAACCGCGTTGACGGCGCTGGTGAACCGGGCGCAGACGGAGGACAATCTCGGTGTCATTTCCCCGCGGCTCGTGCAGGCGGATGGCTCGATGGATTTGGCCTGTCGTCGCTCGCTGCCGACCGCATGGGACGGATTCTGCCGGGCGAGCGGATTGGCGGCCCGCTGGTCACGCACGAAGTGGTTTGCCGGATACAACCTGACGCACCTCCCGGAGGACGAAACTTACGACGTCGGCGCGATCAACGGGGCCTTCATGCTGGGTCGACGGGCGGTATTCAATCAGGTCGCGGCCCCGACGCGACATGCCGTGTTCGACGAGGCGTTTTTCATGTATGGCGACGATCTCGACCTGTGTGCGCGCATTGGCCGTGCCGGTTATCGCGTGGTTTACGATGGGCGTTACGATACGGTTCATTTGAAAGGCCAAAGCGTGGCGCGCGACTACGACGCGATGTCCACGGCGATTTTCGACGCCAACCGTGACGTCTATTTAAAGCACTTCGCGCCGCACGTTTTCGCCCGGTGGAAGTGGCAGCTCATGTTCGGACTGTGGAAACGCGTCGCGCTCTGGCGTGCCCGCCGTCGCGGGCATCAACGGGTGAGGCCGGTCTGA
- a CDS encoding glycosyltransferase family 2 protein — translation MPAPTPLISIIVVCRNPGAPLRDALAGIWHQTLAAQTELIVIDGASTDGTAAWLTEHTSRIAHLCTEPDSGVYDAMNTGIAAARGEWIYFIGADDRLAAPNVLEKIAVLLRATSHDIVGAQARYSDGRLYATRPPLHPIRRNPLHHQSTFYRRSRITAHGKFDAVLRVAADYDFNLRLIGAGAVVDRSDVLVAHCQAGGLSDAGNWVSYGEEITVRHRHFPLWRSLPWDFVSCVRFVRKKLRRTLRSA, via the coding sequence ATGCCAGCCCCCACCCCATTGATCAGTATCATTGTGGTCTGCCGTAATCCCGGGGCACCACTGCGCGACGCGTTGGCCGGCATCTGGCACCAAACGCTCGCGGCACAAACCGAACTGATCGTCATCGACGGCGCTTCCACCGACGGCACCGCCGCTTGGTTGACCGAACATACATCGCGTATCGCGCACCTGTGCACCGAACCCGACAGCGGTGTCTACGACGCGATGAACACGGGTATCGCGGCGGCTCGCGGCGAGTGGATTTACTTCATCGGGGCCGACGATCGTCTCGCCGCCCCTAACGTGCTCGAAAAAATCGCCGTGCTACTTCGTGCCACCTCGCACGACATCGTCGGAGCCCAAGCACGCTATTCCGACGGTCGTCTCTACGCGACGCGCCCGCCTTTGCATCCGATTCGCCGCAATCCGCTACATCATCAATCCACCTTTTACCGCCGCAGCCGGATCACCGCCCACGGCAAGTTTGATGCGGTTCTACGGGTGGCGGCTGACTACGATTTCAATCTGCGCTTGATCGGAGCCGGCGCCGTCGTCGATCGCTCTGATGTGTTAGTGGCTCATTGCCAGGCTGGCGGACTGAGCGACGCCGGCAACTGGGTGAGCTACGGCGAGGAAATCACCGTGCGCCACCGACATTTCCCGCTGTGGCGATCACTCCCATGGGATTTTGTCTCGTGCGTGCGGTTTGTGCGCAAGAAACTGAGACGCACCCTTCGTTCCGCCTGA
- a CDS encoding FkbM family methyltransferase, which yields MARSFRTKIKALANALLAPAGLSLQLKRDVFDMDGLLARAASRGIKPSTVIDIGASNGCWSQLAHRHFPSAHFVLFEPLAERVTELADLARSHGFQHVAAAAGAEVGEITFAVEGNLDGSGVAATGSAGTRSVPMETIDHVVAAHELTGPYVLKLDTHGHELPILEGATAMLPQTDLLIVEAYNFELQPGCLRFHELCAWLEARGLRCCDLADPMRRPTDGALWQMDLAFAPTTSPLFTSDAYR from the coding sequence ATGGCCCGCTCTTTTCGCACCAAAATCAAAGCCCTCGCTAACGCGTTGCTCGCTCCCGCGGGCCTTTCGCTGCAACTCAAGCGCGACGTCTTCGACATGGATGGGCTGCTAGCCAGGGCGGCATCGCGAGGTATAAAACCCAGCACCGTCATCGACATCGGCGCGTCCAACGGATGCTGGTCACAGTTGGCGCACCGCCACTTTCCGTCTGCTCACTTCGTCCTGTTCGAACCGTTGGCCGAACGCGTCACCGAGCTGGCGGACCTCGCCAGGTCGCACGGTTTTCAACATGTAGCTGCCGCGGCCGGCGCCGAAGTCGGCGAGATCACCTTCGCCGTGGAGGGAAATCTGGACGGCAGTGGCGTCGCCGCGACGGGTTCGGCCGGGACCCGTTCCGTGCCGATGGAGACAATTGATCACGTCGTTGCCGCCCACGAACTCACTGGGCCCTACGTGCTCAAACTTGACACCCACGGCCACGAGCTTCCCATTCTCGAAGGCGCCACCGCCATGTTGCCGCAGACTGATCTCCTGATCGTCGAGGCCTACAATTTTGAACTGCAACCGGGTTGTCTGCGTTTTCACGAACTCTGCGCCTGGCTCGAGGCGCGCGGTCTGCGCTGCTGTGATCTCGCCGACCCTATGCGCCGTCCCACCGATGGTGCCCTCTGGCAAATGGACCTCGCCTTCGCCCCGACCACCAGCCCGTTGTTCACCAGCGATGCCTACCGCTGA
- a CDS encoding glycosyltransferase family 4 protein, with amino-acid sequence MRILHLSAYDELGGAAKAAFRLHCALVDAGEESLMLVRQKDSNRADVMGPNGWLQRVATKSQRRAERLLVLPRAVEEFSVGSLADGLVKRVRALRPDVVHVHWVSHGFLRLETLAELDVPIVWTMHDMWAFTGGCHYAGDCERYRVGCGSCPILETKSESDASRKGVERRRKMGDLSKIRYVAPSQWIAQCASQSAVLTGADVRVIPNTVGVREFSSVDKLQARRRLRLPEEGRLVLAGAMAIESGDRKGAEDLQQALRLLARMTFKEGVPQVVIFGTPNRRRLQRNGLTVHELGYVKGERAMSDLYAAADVFTAPSKQDNLPNTVMEAMAAGTPVVACRVGGIPDMIDDEVNGLLVAPGDVTGLAEAVARLLNDEPMRLSMGGAAREKVERCYSREVVTAAYRALYVDCGVRA; translated from the coding sequence GTGAGGATATTGCACCTCAGTGCTTATGATGAGCTGGGGGGCGCGGCGAAAGCTGCATTCCGGCTGCATTGCGCGTTGGTGGATGCCGGCGAGGAGTCGCTGATGCTGGTGCGGCAAAAAGACTCGAATCGGGCGGATGTGATGGGACCGAACGGTTGGCTACAACGGGTCGCAACAAAGTCGCAGCGAAGGGCGGAGCGTTTGCTGGTGTTACCGCGTGCGGTGGAGGAATTTTCGGTGGGGAGTCTGGCGGACGGATTGGTGAAGCGGGTTCGTGCGCTGCGGCCTGATGTGGTGCACGTGCACTGGGTGTCGCATGGGTTTTTGCGGTTAGAGACCCTCGCGGAATTGGACGTGCCGATCGTGTGGACCATGCACGACATGTGGGCTTTTACCGGTGGGTGTCACTATGCAGGGGACTGCGAAAGGTATCGGGTGGGCTGCGGCAGTTGCCCGATTTTGGAAACGAAATCCGAAAGCGACGCTTCGAGGAAAGGAGTGGAACGACGACGAAAGATGGGTGATTTGTCGAAGATCCGATACGTCGCCCCGAGTCAGTGGATCGCGCAGTGTGCGTCGCAGAGCGCGGTGCTGACCGGCGCCGATGTGCGGGTGATTCCAAACACGGTGGGTGTAAGGGAATTTTCATCAGTCGATAAGTTGCAGGCACGACGTCGCCTGAGGTTGCCAGAGGAAGGGCGACTCGTGCTGGCCGGAGCAATGGCGATCGAATCAGGGGACCGCAAGGGAGCTGAGGATCTGCAACAGGCGTTGAGGCTCCTGGCTCGCATGACCTTCAAGGAAGGGGTGCCGCAGGTGGTGATCTTCGGAACGCCGAACCGGCGGCGGCTTCAGCGGAATGGACTAACCGTGCATGAGCTGGGTTACGTCAAGGGGGAGCGGGCGATGTCGGATCTTTATGCGGCCGCGGATGTATTCACGGCTCCCTCGAAGCAGGACAACCTGCCGAACACGGTCATGGAAGCGATGGCGGCGGGGACGCCGGTCGTCGCGTGCCGTGTGGGAGGAATTCCCGATATGATCGATGACGAAGTGAACGGGTTGCTGGTTGCACCGGGAGATGTGACGGGCTTAGCGGAGGCGGTGGCGCGACTTTTGAATGATGAACCGATGCGTTTGTCGATGGGCGGGGCGGCGCGTGAAAAAGTGGAACGGTGCTATTCGCGGGAAGTGGTGACGGCGGCGTATCGGGCATTATATGTGGATTGCGGGGTGAGAGCGTGA
- a CDS encoding FkbM family methyltransferase — MSSIYHPLGFWNGLLRRPAWHLREYWRSAEYRALHRFARRLGGLPRHNAATVSFGQYTIELCDGPSFLSAWDEIFVNRIYEVAVREGEKPVLVDAGANIGLAALFWKTRMGEFDYLGFEPDPAVAALCRRNLEAWGVRGRLEERALAETEGEQCFVADGADGGRLTDGEGDGVTVKTERLSQWLPERVDLLKVDVEGAEGGVLRDIGPFLDRIRNLFVEWHYRAGEGGLGRAIALLEEAGFDCHVKVAQGPRQPFMREPVCGRFSQYLNLYAVRR, encoded by the coding sequence ATGAGCAGCATCTATCATCCACTGGGATTCTGGAACGGTTTGCTGAGACGACCCGCTTGGCATTTGCGTGAATATTGGCGCAGTGCGGAGTATCGGGCTCTGCATCGATTTGCGCGTCGGCTGGGGGGCTTACCGAGGCACAATGCCGCCACAGTATCTTTTGGCCAATACACGATCGAGTTATGCGACGGGCCCAGTTTTCTGAGCGCGTGGGACGAGATTTTTGTAAATCGTATTTACGAAGTGGCGGTTCGTGAGGGGGAAAAGCCCGTGTTGGTGGATGCGGGGGCGAACATCGGACTGGCGGCGTTGTTTTGGAAGACCAGGATGGGCGAATTCGACTATTTGGGGTTCGAACCTGATCCGGCGGTGGCGGCGTTGTGCCGACGTAATCTGGAGGCGTGGGGGGTTCGCGGGCGTCTGGAAGAACGGGCGCTGGCGGAGACCGAAGGGGAACAGTGCTTCGTGGCCGACGGGGCGGACGGAGGACGATTGACCGACGGGGAAGGCGATGGAGTTACGGTGAAAACGGAACGACTTTCCCAGTGGCTGCCGGAGCGAGTGGATTTGTTGAAGGTGGATGTAGAGGGAGCGGAGGGAGGCGTGTTGCGCGACATCGGCCCGTTTTTAGATCGCATCCGGAATCTTTTCGTCGAATGGCATTACCGTGCGGGGGAAGGCGGATTGGGGCGGGCGATCGCGCTACTGGAGGAGGCAGGGTTCGACTGTCATGTGAAGGTCGCCCAAGGACCCCGCCAGCCATTTATGCGGGAGCCAGTGTGCGGGAGGTTTTCGCAGTATTTGAATCTTTACGCTGTGCGCCGATGA
- a CDS encoding helix-turn-helix transcriptional regulator, which yields MPDAPPGFRSRFSVERMMLIHERLRDGAPLNCTRFAAELDVSRKTIQRDIDHMRDRLGLPLDYDRTTHSYVYTSPVEAFPTVQMSEGDAVALFVAERALEPLRGTPLYDRLKSTFDRLTSGLKGTVEFTPADHDAVSFGQFGEGRTNSAAFDTLQKAHDQQREATFAYKKPNSAEAETRRVRPYHLTHRENLWYLVGHDVDRDAIRTFALPRMSTVKLTRKRFELPTDFTPDTYFASALGVVSGQGDYDIHIRFTAAVAERIAERDWHESQRLTPRPDGSVDLHLRLGSLIEIERWVLGWGAQAEVLAPPELRTQLTATTIAMAHRYAP from the coding sequence ATGCCTGACGCCCCCCCCGGTTTCCGCTCCCGCTTCTCGGTCGAACGCATGATGCTCATCCACGAGCGCCTGCGCGACGGCGCACCGCTCAATTGCACGCGTTTTGCCGCTGAACTGGACGTTTCGCGCAAGACCATCCAGCGCGACATCGACCACATGCGGGACCGCCTGGGCCTGCCGCTCGACTACGACCGGACCACCCACTCCTACGTCTATACGTCTCCCGTCGAAGCCTTTCCCACCGTGCAGATGAGTGAAGGCGATGCCGTCGCGCTCTTCGTCGCCGAACGCGCCCTCGAACCTCTCCGCGGCACGCCGCTCTACGACCGGCTCAAGTCCACGTTTGATCGTCTTACTTCCGGTCTCAAAGGCACCGTCGAATTCACGCCGGCCGACCACGACGCCGTCTCCTTCGGTCAATTTGGCGAAGGCCGCACCAACAGCGCCGCGTTTGATACGCTGCAAAAGGCTCACGACCAGCAACGCGAGGCGACGTTTGCCTACAAAAAACCCAACAGCGCCGAGGCCGAAACCCGCCGCGTGCGTCCCTATCACCTCACTCACCGCGAAAACCTCTGGTATCTCGTCGGCCACGATGTCGATCGCGATGCCATCCGCACTTTTGCCCTGCCCCGCATGAGCACCGTGAAACTCACGCGCAAACGGTTCGAACTGCCCACGGATTTCACCCCCGACACCTACTTTGCCTCCGCGCTCGGAGTCGTGAGCGGCCAGGGGGACTATGACATCCACATTCGTTTCACGGCCGCCGTCGCCGAGCGCATCGCCGAACGCGACTGGCACGAATCCCAACGGCTCACGCCTCGCCCCGACGGTTCGGTCGACCTCCACCTGCGCTTGGGCTCTCTCATCGAAATCGAACGCTGGGTGCTCGGCTGGGGCGCCCAGGCCGAAGTCCTCGCGCCGCCCGAACTGCGCACCCAACTCACCGCCACCACCATCGCCATGGCCCACCGTTACGCGCCCTGA
- a CDS encoding alpha-L-fucosidase: MPLARRLLLLAAMTLALTIPASAAPDEDPWSAIDARPNPAWWGEAKFGLFIHWGPYAVPAFSAQNEYAEWYWKALMDESVGHHAIVKSFHAANYGADFDYQDFAPDFTAQLFNPQDWADLFVRSGARYVVLTSKHHDGFALWPSADASRTWNRPWNAVEIGPQRDVLGDLAAATRDAGLKFGIYFSLYEWFNPLYQADPDRFVSEHMIPQFKDVVNRYHPSVIFADGEWEHPAALWHSTEMLDWLFHHSPSAADVVVNDRWGKETRHAHGGYFTTEYGSGMADATHPWEENRGMGHSYGYSRTENLADYTTGREFVLMLADIVSRGGNFLLNIGPTADGRIPVIMQQRLTEIGDWLSINGEAIYGTTPWKRSTQWSAGIIRDSERGQYKSGYDILKLTVAPDPGQAVKEVLFTRKGTDLFAICPVLPAATLRLRDVAAPATTVVTLLGNGTALSWQTDGDDLLIDMPAIDVSRDGGRAAYVFKLAGALTP, translated from the coding sequence ATGCCCCTCGCACGCCGTCTGTTACTCCTCGCCGCCATGACCCTCGCGCTGACCATCCCAGCCTCCGCCGCCCCGGATGAGGATCCGTGGTCGGCCATCGATGCACGCCCCAATCCCGCGTGGTGGGGCGAGGCCAAGTTTGGCCTGTTCATCCATTGGGGGCCCTACGCCGTGCCCGCCTTTTCGGCCCAAAACGAATACGCCGAATGGTATTGGAAAGCGCTCATGGACGAGTCCGTCGGCCACCATGCCATCGTAAAATCCTTTCACGCCGCCAACTATGGCGCCGACTTCGACTACCAGGATTTCGCCCCGGATTTCACCGCCCAGCTCTTCAACCCGCAGGACTGGGCCGACCTGTTCGTGCGATCCGGCGCTCGTTACGTCGTGCTGACCTCCAAACACCACGACGGCTTCGCCCTCTGGCCCAGTGCCGACGCCTCGCGCACCTGGAATCGTCCTTGGAACGCGGTCGAAATCGGGCCGCAACGCGATGTGCTCGGCGATCTCGCCGCCGCCACGCGCGACGCCGGCCTGAAATTCGGGATCTATTTCTCCCTCTACGAGTGGTTCAACCCACTCTACCAAGCCGATCCGGACCGCTTCGTCTCCGAGCACATGATCCCCCAGTTCAAAGACGTCGTGAATCGCTATCACCCGTCAGTAATCTTCGCCGATGGTGAGTGGGAACACCCGGCCGCGCTCTGGCACTCGACCGAAATGCTCGATTGGCTTTTTCACCACTCGCCCTCCGCCGCCGATGTCGTGGTCAACGACCGCTGGGGCAAGGAAACCCGTCACGCGCATGGCGGGTATTTCACCACTGAATACGGATCCGGCATGGCCGATGCCACCCACCCGTGGGAGGAAAACCGCGGCATGGGTCACTCCTACGGTTACAGTCGCACCGAAAACCTGGCCGACTACACGACAGGTCGGGAGTTCGTTCTCATGCTCGCCGACATCGTCAGTCGCGGCGGCAACTTCCTGCTAAACATCGGTCCCACCGCCGATGGTCGCATTCCCGTCATCATGCAGCAACGTCTCACCGAAATCGGCGACTGGTTGTCCATCAATGGCGAGGCCATCTACGGCACCACCCCATGGAAACGATCCACCCAATGGAGTGCCGGGATTATTCGCGATTCGGAGCGCGGCCAATACAAGTCCGGCTACGACATCCTTAAACTCACTGTCGCACCCGACCCCGGTCAGGCCGTGAAGGAAGTTCTGTTCACGCGCAAGGGCACTGACCTCTTCGCGATTTGTCCGGTGCTGCCTGCCGCGACCTTACGTCTGCGCGATGTGGCCGCCCCCGCCACCACCGTCGTAACCCTGCTCGGCAACGGCACGGCACTGAGTTGGCAAACCGATGGCGACGACCTTTTGATCGACATGCCCGCCATCGACGTCTCTCGCGACGGCGGCCGAGCCGCCTACGTGTTCAAACTCGCCGGCGCACTTACCCCCTAA
- the ndk gene encoding nucleoside-diphosphate kinase, which produces MDKTFVIFKPDCMAKGLVGQVLARFESAGFSIAAAKMIQLTPEKLREHYAHVADKPFFPEIAEFMGSRPVIVAVLKGEGVVAKVRDLLGPTDSTKAPAGTIRGDLGENMMINVCHASDSDENAQIETDRFFDPAEVLG; this is translated from the coding sequence ATGGACAAGACATTCGTTATCTTTAAGCCGGACTGTATGGCCAAGGGCCTCGTGGGACAGGTGCTCGCGCGCTTCGAATCTGCGGGTTTCTCTATCGCTGCGGCGAAGATGATCCAGCTCACGCCCGAGAAACTTCGTGAGCATTATGCGCACGTGGCCGACAAGCCGTTCTTTCCGGAGATCGCCGAATTCATGGGCTCGCGTCCGGTGATCGTGGCCGTGCTCAAGGGCGAGGGCGTGGTGGCCAAGGTTCGCGACCTGCTCGGTCCGACCGACTCCACCAAGGCTCCGGCCGGCACGATTCGTGGTGACCTCGGCGAGAACATGATGATCAACGTCTGCCACGCGTCCGACAGCGACGAGAATGCGCAAATCGAGACCGATCGTTTCTTCGATCCGGCCGAGGTGTTGGGCTAA
- a CDS encoding NAD(P)/FAD-dependent oxidoreductase has product MNNTTVIIGAGISGLLLARELTARGAKVIVLEKSRGVGGRMSTKRVGNAVFDQGAQFFTVRDEYFEALVECWSGCGATARWGGAESDRWIACPSMTGLAKALAKSVNVRLSHKVAAVKRHRCGCWEIDVEGEELIRAERLVMSSPVPQSLAMLDVGAVTLPSATRSALEQCVYHPCLALMLILDRPSAVPPEGQEFADGPFRWVVDNVAKGVAQSAPAAITVHLSREFSGAHYSASEAEVFEKVIPALRPLLGEAVVTARALHRWRFSEPAHTHPQKCVWLSDMALGFCGDSFGGPRVEGAATSGLALAREIAKTLERH; this is encoded by the coding sequence ATGAACAACACGACCGTCATCATCGGTGCAGGCATTTCGGGGCTGTTGCTGGCCCGCGAATTGACCGCGCGCGGAGCCAAGGTGATCGTGTTGGAAAAGAGTCGCGGGGTGGGCGGTCGCATGTCGACCAAGCGCGTGGGCAATGCGGTGTTCGATCAAGGCGCGCAGTTTTTTACGGTGCGCGACGAGTATTTTGAAGCGCTGGTGGAGTGTTGGTCGGGATGCGGTGCAACGGCGCGGTGGGGCGGAGCCGAGTCGGATCGTTGGATCGCTTGTCCGAGTATGACCGGACTCGCCAAGGCGTTGGCCAAATCGGTCAATGTGCGCTTGTCGCACAAAGTGGCGGCGGTGAAACGACATCGTTGTGGTTGTTGGGAAATCGATGTGGAGGGGGAGGAGTTGATCCGGGCGGAGCGGCTGGTGATGTCGTCACCGGTGCCGCAGAGCTTGGCGATGTTGGATGTGGGCGCGGTGACGTTGCCGTCGGCGACCCGAAGTGCGTTGGAGCAGTGCGTCTATCATCCTTGTCTGGCGCTGATGCTGATCCTGGACCGTCCTTCGGCGGTGCCGCCGGAGGGGCAGGAATTTGCGGACGGTCCGTTCCGGTGGGTGGTGGATAACGTGGCCAAAGGCGTGGCGCAGAGTGCGCCGGCTGCGATCACGGTTCATCTCAGCCGTGAGTTTTCCGGGGCGCATTACAGTGCGTCCGAAGCGGAAGTGTTTGAAAAAGTCATCCCGGCGCTGCGGCCGTTGCTCGGGGAGGCGGTGGTGACGGCGCGGGCATTGCACCGGTGGCGGTTCAGCGAGCCGGCGCACACGCATCCGCAAAAATGTGTGTGGTTGTCCGACATGGCGCTCGGCTTTTGCGGGGATAGTTTCGGCGGACCACGGGTGGAAGGCGCGGCGACGTCGGGGTTGGCGCTGGCCCGCGAAATCGCCAAGACGCTGGAAAGACACTGA
- a CDS encoding TIGR01777 family oxidoreductase produces the protein MSERFQRSVRIARSPAEVFAWHERDGAFERLTPPWEKVKVQASGGGIRDGGRVELKSKIGPMWLSWTVKHFDYREGELFCDRQISGPFAQWEHRHRFESDGAGGCVLTDDITYELPGGKIGAKAANFVAARLDRLFTYRHAVTKADLEIAPARTGRAVISGASGLIGRALVTFLRTQGWTVDRLVRRPAKAPDEISWDPVRTTVNWPSEYACDAIIHLAGAGIADGRWTQERREQIGRSRIEGTRTLVGAMRQLATLPRVFVSGSAIGIYGDRGDTLLDETSPRGEGFLADVCHEWEAEAESAATLGVRTVKLRTGLVLTPAGGALGKMLPLFQLGLGGPMGGGRHWQSWVTLDDWLRVCRHVIETDDIRGPVNVVASEPVRQRDLANVLGAVLNRPAMLSAPGGVLRLAFGQMADEALLASTRAHSAVLADTGISFLHPTLEKGLRHVLGKSSTQP, from the coding sequence GTGAGTGAGCGTTTTCAACGCTCCGTGCGCATCGCGCGGTCACCCGCCGAGGTGTTCGCCTGGCACGAACGCGACGGTGCGTTTGAGCGGCTCACGCCGCCGTGGGAAAAGGTGAAGGTGCAGGCGAGTGGCGGCGGTATTCGGGACGGCGGGCGCGTGGAGTTGAAGTCCAAGATCGGGCCGATGTGGCTGAGCTGGACGGTGAAGCATTTTGATTATCGTGAGGGCGAACTGTTTTGCGATCGGCAGATCAGCGGTCCGTTTGCGCAGTGGGAGCATCGGCATAGGTTCGAGTCCGACGGCGCGGGTGGTTGCGTGCTTACGGACGACATCACGTATGAGTTGCCTGGCGGCAAAATCGGGGCGAAAGCGGCCAATTTCGTGGCGGCGCGGCTGGACCGTTTGTTCACGTATCGGCATGCGGTGACCAAGGCCGACCTGGAGATTGCTCCCGCGCGCACGGGCAGGGCGGTGATCAGCGGAGCGAGCGGGTTGATCGGGCGGGCGCTGGTGACGTTTTTGCGCACGCAGGGCTGGACGGTCGACCGGCTGGTGCGGCGTCCGGCGAAAGCGCCGGATGAGATCTCGTGGGATCCCGTGCGCACGACCGTGAATTGGCCGAGTGAATACGCGTGCGATGCGATCATCCACTTGGCCGGTGCGGGCATTGCCGACGGCCGCTGGACGCAGGAACGTCGCGAGCAGATCGGGCGCAGCCGCATCGAAGGCACGCGGACCTTGGTGGGAGCGATGCGGCAGCTGGCAACTTTGCCTCGCGTGTTTGTGAGCGGGTCGGCGATTGGCATCTATGGCGATCGCGGCGATACATTACTCGATGAAACCTCGCCTCGGGGGGAGGGCTTTTTGGCCGACGTGTGTCACGAATGGGAAGCGGAGGCGGAGTCGGCGGCCACGCTCGGCGTGCGCACGGTGAAGTTGCGCACGGGGCTGGTGCTGACGCCGGCGGGAGGCGCATTGGGCAAGATGTTGCCGCTCTTTCAACTGGGTCTCGGTGGGCCGATGGGCGGCGGTCGGCATTGGCAGAGCTGGGTCACGCTCGACGACTGGCTGCGGGTGTGTCGACACGTGATCGAGACCGATGACATTCGCGGGCCGGTCAACGTGGTCGCGTCCGAACCCGTGCGGCAGCGCGATCTCGCGAACGTGCTGGGCGCGGTATTGAACCGGCCGGCGATGTTGTCGGCGCCGGGGGGCGTGCTGCGGCTCGCTTTCGGGCAGATGGCGGATGAGGCTCTGTTGGCGAGCACGCGGGCGCATTCCGCCGTTTTGGCCGATACGGGCATAAGTTTTCTGCACCCGACACTTGAGAAAGGGCTGCGTCACGTGCTCGGTAAGTCCTCGACTCAACCATGA